The following proteins are encoded in a genomic region of Fervidobacterium pennivorans DSM 9078:
- the secY gene encoding preprotein translocase subunit SecY, whose amino-acid sequence MWKALRNAMKIPEVRDRVIFTFLMLLVFRLGIYVPVPGINIKAWGEALSKQGTGLAGGVLSFYDVFTGGAFSRFSVFSMSVTPYINASIIMQLLASIIPSLKELLKEGEEGRKKFQHYTKNLTIGLAALQSFVVSFGLANSYQGIIAVNKWLFSFVSTVSLVAGTMFLLWIGDRITEKGIGNGVSILIFAGIVSRYPAYFRTAVLGNLNIFGWIFLIAVAVFMVVAIIYVQQAERRIKIEYATRMVGRRIYGGTSTYLPIKVNHSGVIPIIFAWAIVSIPEAIAQITGAQWAIKLFSMQSPLMIIIYALLIFFFTYFYSVVVIDPKDISENIKRYGGFIPGIRAGKPTEEYITYVLNRVTFIGAIFLVGISLLPYLVEGITRVNIWLGGTSALIAVGVALDIAQQIEAHLIMRNYEGFVKKGKIAGRR is encoded by the coding sequence ATGTGGAAAGCGCTGCGCAATGCGATGAAGATTCCAGAGGTGCGGGATAGGGTTATCTTTACATTTTTAATGTTGCTTGTCTTCAGGCTGGGGATTTACGTTCCAGTTCCTGGCATAAACATCAAAGCTTGGGGGGAAGCGCTTTCCAAGCAGGGCACCGGCCTTGCCGGTGGCGTTCTTAGTTTTTACGATGTGTTCACCGGTGGTGCGTTTAGCAGATTCTCTGTATTCTCAATGAGTGTTACACCATATATCAACGCATCAATTATTATGCAACTCCTTGCTTCCATTATTCCTTCTCTCAAAGAGCTTCTCAAAGAGGGAGAAGAAGGTAGGAAAAAATTCCAGCATTACACGAAGAATCTAACAATCGGTCTTGCAGCACTTCAATCATTTGTTGTATCGTTCGGCTTAGCTAACAGCTATCAAGGGATAATTGCAGTGAATAAGTGGTTGTTCTCCTTTGTCTCAACAGTATCCCTTGTTGCTGGAACTATGTTCTTGCTCTGGATAGGTGATAGGATTACCGAAAAGGGTATTGGTAATGGTGTAAGTATCCTTATTTTTGCAGGTATCGTTTCAAGATATCCAGCCTACTTCAGGACTGCGGTTCTTGGAAATCTCAACATATTCGGTTGGATTTTCCTTATCGCAGTTGCAGTATTCATGGTTGTTGCTATAATTTACGTCCAGCAAGCTGAGAGAAGAATCAAGATTGAATACGCTACAAGAATGGTTGGAAGAAGGATATACGGTGGAACAAGCACGTATCTGCCGATAAAGGTCAATCACTCTGGAGTTATCCCAATAATCTTTGCATGGGCAATAGTTAGCATCCCAGAAGCGATTGCACAAATCACAGGTGCACAGTGGGCAATCAAACTTTTTAGTATGCAAAGCCCACTTATGATAATAATTTACGCGTTGCTAATATTCTTCTTCACATACTTCTATAGCGTTGTAGTCATCGATCCAAAAGACATTTCAGAAAATATCAAACGCTACGGTGGGTTTATCCCTGGCATCAGAGCTGGAAAACCAACGGAAGAATACATCACTTACGTGCTTAACAGAGTGACGTTTATAGGTGCCATCTTCTTGGTCGGTATTTCCTTGCTCCCATATCTTGTTGAGGGTATAACAAGAGTCAACATTTGGCTTGGTGGAACAAGTGCTCTTATCGCTGTTGGTGTTGCACTTGATATAGCTCAGCAGATAGAAGCACACCTTATAATGAGAAATTACGAAGGTTTTGTAAAGAAGGGAAAAATAGCTGGTAGAAGATAA
- the rplO gene encoding 50S ribosomal protein L15, with protein sequence MPEILTIDQLRPTPGSNKKFKRLGRGQGSGKGKTAGRGHKGQKARGTGKVSPWMEGGQTPLHRRLPKFGFKNFTKKVYAVVNLDTLEEKFESNDVVTPEVLLEKGIIKKIYDGVKILARGEITKPLVVKAHKFSEKAKEKIEKVGGKIEVI encoded by the coding sequence ATGCCTGAAATTCTTACTATAGACCAGCTTAGACCAACTCCTGGTTCAAACAAAAAGTTCAAACGTCTTGGGAGAGGTCAAGGCTCCGGAAAAGGAAAGACGGCAGGTAGAGGGCACAAAGGTCAAAAAGCAAGAGGAACGGGTAAGGTCAGTCCATGGATGGAAGGTGGGCAGACGCCACTGCACAGAAGACTTCCAAAGTTTGGATTTAAGAACTTCACAAAGAAAGTCTACGCTGTCGTTAACCTTGATACACTTGAGGAAAAATTCGAAAGCAACGATGTGGTAACTCCAGAAGTTCTTTTGGAGAAAGGTATAATTAAAAAGATTTATGACGGTGTTAAGATACTTGCCAGAGGAGAAATAACAAAACCACTCGTAGTTAAGGCGCACAAGTTTAGTGAAAAGGCGAAGGAGAAGATAGAAAAAGTCGGCGGTAAAATAGAGGTGATATAA
- the rpmD gene encoding 50S ribosomal protein L30: MKKLKITLVRSPIGYKYDQKDTVRRLGLRKMHQTVIKDDTPQIRGMVEKVKHLLKVEEIEE; the protein is encoded by the coding sequence ATGAAGAAATTGAAAATTACACTCGTAAGAAGTCCAATTGGATACAAATATGACCAAAAGGATACAGTCAGAAGACTTGGTCTGAGAAAGATGCATCAGACTGTAATTAAGGATGACACACCACAGATTAGAGGTATGGTTGAAAAAGTCAAGCACCTTCTTAAGGTTGAAGAGATTGAAGAATAA
- the rpsE gene encoding 30S ribosomal protein S5 encodes MSEITEKIKQSAETFEERIIEIRRTTKVTKGGKNLSFRVLAVVGNRDGKVGVGVGKAREVPDAIRKALVSARKNVIEVPVVKGTIPHEVVGKQDAAKILMKPAAPGTGIIANGTVRAILELAGVQNVLTKAMGSTNPVVMAQATINGIKNLYPIEKIAALRDITPAQVVRGVKKEG; translated from the coding sequence GTGTCAGAAATTACAGAAAAGATAAAACAGTCTGCCGAGACATTTGAGGAAAGAATAATAGAAATCAGAAGAACAACGAAGGTTACAAAAGGTGGTAAGAACCTTTCGTTTAGAGTACTTGCCGTTGTTGGTAACAGGGATGGTAAAGTTGGTGTTGGTGTTGGAAAGGCAAGAGAAGTGCCCGATGCTATTAGAAAAGCTCTTGTAAGTGCAAGAAAAAATGTGATAGAGGTGCCTGTTGTAAAAGGAACAATACCACACGAAGTTGTTGGCAAGCAGGACGCTGCAAAGATACTCATGAAACCAGCTGCACCTGGTACCGGTATCATCGCAAACGGTACAGTTCGTGCTATTCTTGAATTAGCAGGTGTTCAGAACGTCCTAACAAAAGCAATGGGTTCGACAAACCCGGTTGTAATGGCTCAGGCAACCATTAATGGAATAAAGAATCTCTACCCAATTGAAAAGATAGCAGCACTAAGAGATATAACCCCAGCTCAGGTAGTTCGTGGTGTTAAAAAGGAGGGTTAA
- the rplR gene encoding 50S ribosomal protein L18 has product MIKREDRKKLRLIRHRRIRKKIFGTPERPRLAVYRSEKHIYAQIIDDTVGRTLVAASTVEKDIKERVKKTWNVAAAKEVGKIIAERALAKGITTVVFDRGGFKYHGRIKALADAAREAGLKF; this is encoded by the coding sequence GTGATTAAGAGAGAAGACCGCAAGAAATTGAGGCTCATCAGGCATAGAAGAATAAGGAAAAAAATATTTGGAACACCTGAAAGACCAAGACTCGCTGTCTACAGAAGCGAAAAGCACATCTATGCTCAGATAATAGACGACACCGTTGGAAGAACACTTGTTGCAGCATCTACGGTTGAGAAAGACATAAAGGAAAGGGTTAAAAAGACTTGGAATGTAGCGGCAGCTAAAGAGGTAGGAAAAATTATTGCCGAGAGAGCATTGGCAAAAGGTATAACGACCGTTGTCTTTGACCGTGGCGGATTCAAATACCATGGAAGAATTAAAGCTCTTGCAGATGCTGCAAGAGAAGCCGGATTGAAATTCTAA
- the rplF gene encoding 50S ribosomal protein L6, with product MSRIAKKPVVLPSNVQLTITDSEIKVKGPKGELKLATHPYVTIKVEGNEVWFSPNLEVAKRKADEKKFKAMVGTYWRLVRNMVIGVTEGFKKELEIVGVGYRAQLQGNKLIMNLGYAHPVEMDIPSDIKVEVPAPNKIIVSGIDKQRVGQFAADIRRWREPNPYSGKGIKYVDEVIRLKEGKKA from the coding sequence ATGTCTCGTATTGCGAAAAAACCCGTCGTACTTCCATCGAATGTTCAGTTAACAATCACCGACTCTGAAATAAAGGTAAAGGGTCCAAAGGGCGAGTTGAAACTCGCTACTCACCCATATGTGACCATCAAGGTAGAAGGCAACGAAGTTTGGTTTTCACCAAACCTTGAAGTGGCAAAGAGAAAAGCAGATGAAAAGAAATTTAAAGCTATGGTTGGGACATACTGGAGACTTGTAAGAAACATGGTAATTGGTGTTACAGAAGGATTCAAGAAAGAACTTGAAATCGTAGGTGTTGGTTACAGGGCACAACTTCAGGGTAACAAGCTTATCATGAACCTTGGATATGCTCATCCTGTCGAAATGGATATACCATCAGATATAAAAGTGGAAGTCCCTGCACCAAACAAAATCATCGTTAGTGGTATTGACAAGCAAAGAGTAGGCCAATTTGCAGCTGATATTAGAAGATGGAGAGAACCTAACCCATACAGTGGAAAGGGTATTAAATACGTAGACGAAGTTATCAGACTCAAAGAAGGAAAGAAAGCATAA
- the rpsH gene encoding 30S ribosomal protein S8 has product MWSDPIADMLTRIRNANLVFKDQVDVPASNLKKAIADILVREGFIKGYTYIEDGKQGILRIQMKYKGSRKNRERVIHGIVRVSKPGRRIYVGKANLPRVKNGLGIAILSTSKGVLTDKEAAELGVGGEVIAYIW; this is encoded by the coding sequence GTGTGGAGCGACCCAATAGCTGACATGCTTACAAGAATTAGAAATGCAAACCTTGTTTTCAAAGACCAAGTAGATGTTCCTGCTTCTAACCTCAAAAAAGCGATAGCTGATATTCTTGTAAGAGAGGGATTCATAAAAGGATACACATATATTGAAGACGGTAAGCAGGGAATACTAAGAATTCAGATGAAATACAAAGGTTCAAGAAAGAACAGAGAAAGAGTAATTCACGGGATTGTGCGTGTTTCTAAACCTGGGAGAAGGATTTACGTTGGTAAAGCCAACCTCCCTAGAGTTAAAAATGGATTAGGAATAGCTATTCTCTCAACATCCAAAGGTGTGCTCACCGACAAAGAAGCAGCTGAACTTGGAGTCGGTGGAGAAGTTATCGCCTACATCTGGTAA
- a CDS encoding type Z 30S ribosomal protein S14 produces the protein MAKKSMVERWKKPKKYKVREYSRCHICGRARSVYREFGICRICFRRLASEGKLPGVKKASW, from the coding sequence ATGGCAAAAAAATCAATGGTTGAAAGATGGAAGAAACCGAAAAAGTACAAAGTTAGAGAGTACTCGAGGTGCCATATTTGTGGAAGGGCGCGCTCGGTTTACAGAGAATTCGGAATATGCAGAATTTGCTTTAGAAGACTCGCTAGCGAAGGAAAACTCCCGGGCGTTAAGAAAGCAAGTTGGTAA
- the rplE gene encoding 50S ribosomal protein L5: MAYEYVPLKDKYLKEVVPTLMKEFGYKNIHEVPKLVKVVINMGVGEGARNKEIIETHARELALITGQKPLITRAKKSISNFKIRKGMTIGVKVTLRGPRMYNFVYKLVNLVLPKVRDFRGLNPNSFDGKGNYSFGLTEQLVFPEISPDQIKRIQGMDIIIVTTAKRDEEARRLLELLGFPFRKQ, translated from the coding sequence ATGGCCTACGAATACGTACCGCTGAAAGATAAATACCTTAAAGAAGTGGTACCGACGTTAATGAAAGAATTCGGTTACAAAAATATCCACGAAGTTCCAAAGCTAGTTAAGGTTGTAATTAACATGGGTGTTGGAGAAGGTGCGAGAAATAAAGAAATCATTGAGACACACGCGAGAGAACTCGCATTGATTACAGGTCAAAAGCCTCTCATTACAAGGGCAAAGAAGAGTATATCAAACTTCAAAATCAGAAAAGGCATGACAATTGGTGTTAAGGTCACTCTTAGGGGACCAAGGATGTATAACTTCGTTTACAAGCTCGTCAACCTTGTTCTTCCAAAAGTTAGGGACTTCAGAGGACTCAATCCAAACTCATTTGATGGAAAAGGAAATTACAGCTTTGGTTTAACAGAACAACTCGTCTTCCCAGAAATTTCACCAGACCAGATTAAAAGAATTCAAGGTATGGATATCATAATTGTGACAACGGCGAAGAGAGACGAGGAAGCAAGAAGGCTTTTGGAATTGCTTGGCTTCCCATTCAGAAAGCAGTAA
- the rplX gene encoding 50S ribosomal protein L24, with amino-acid sequence MAQKIKKGDTVQVISGRDKGKRGEVIQVLPKEQKILVRGVNVVKRHQRPTGQLRQGGIIEKESPLYWSKVMLVCPSCDKPTRVGFKVLEDGSKVRFCKKCGEIIDKK; translated from the coding sequence ATGGCACAGAAGATTAAAAAAGGTGATACAGTTCAGGTTATTTCTGGAAGAGATAAAGGTAAAAGAGGAGAAGTTATACAAGTTCTCCCAAAGGAACAGAAGATTCTTGTCAGAGGAGTAAACGTAGTAAAGAGACACCAAAGACCAACCGGACAGCTGAGACAGGGAGGAATTATCGAGAAAGAGTCACCACTTTACTGGTCAAAGGTCATGCTCGTGTGTCCAAGCTGTGATAAACCAACAAGAGTAGGTTTTAAAGTGCTTGAAGACGGTTCAAAAGTGAGATTTTGCAAGAAATGCGGAGAAATCATAGATAAGAAGTAA
- the rplN gene encoding 50S ribosomal protein L14 encodes MIQNESYLVAADNSGAKVLRVIRVLGGSHKKYGTVGDIVVCSVREAVPNTDIKKGDVVKAVIVRTRKEIRRPDGSYIRFDDNAAVVLDKFNQPKGTRVFGPVARELREKGFMKIVSLAPEVW; translated from the coding sequence ATGATACAGAACGAAAGCTACCTCGTAGCAGCGGACAATTCTGGTGCTAAGGTTTTAAGAGTTATAAGAGTGCTTGGAGGTTCTCACAAGAAGTATGGAACAGTTGGTGACATTGTGGTTTGCAGCGTTAGGGAAGCTGTACCAAACACAGATATTAAGAAGGGTGATGTTGTAAAAGCAGTTATTGTAAGGACAAGAAAAGAAATTAGAAGACCAGACGGAAGTTACATAAGATTTGATGACAATGCAGCTGTGGTACTTGATAAGTTTAATCAGCCAAAGGGAACACGTGTCTTTGGACCAGTGGCAAGGGAACTTAGAGAAAAAGGATTCATGAAAATAGTATCTCTTGCTCCAGAAGTATGGTAA
- the rpsQ gene encoding 30S ribosomal protein S17: MPKKRFIGVVVSDKMDKTVTVKVERLVKHPKFGKYVKRSKKFYAHDENNACRIGDIVEIEESRPLSKLKRWVVVRIVERSRLGETPEAEVLDTELLEGGSEQ; encoded by the coding sequence ATGCCTAAGAAAAGATTCATCGGAGTTGTTGTTAGCGATAAAATGGATAAGACTGTAACTGTTAAAGTGGAAAGACTTGTTAAACATCCAAAGTTTGGAAAATATGTGAAAAGATCTAAGAAATTCTACGCTCACGATGAGAACAACGCTTGTAGGATTGGAGACATTGTCGAAATTGAAGAATCAAGACCTCTCAGCAAATTGAAAAGATGGGTCGTTGTAAGAATCGTTGAACGTTCAAGACTTGGAGAAACGCCTGAGGCAGAGGTATTAGACACGGAACTACTTGAAGGGGGTAGTGAACAATGA
- the rpmC gene encoding 50S ribosomal protein L29, with translation MKPVEIRNMSNEELLKLLEEKKRTLMNLRFQNAMGELRDFSLIQKTKRDIARIKTILRERELGIRR, from the coding sequence ATGAAGCCTGTGGAGATTAGAAATATGAGCAATGAAGAATTGTTAAAGCTTTTAGAGGAAAAGAAAAGAACACTTATGAACTTGAGATTCCAAAACGCGATGGGAGAACTTAGGGACTTCAGCTTGATTCAAAAAACCAAAAGGGACATCGCACGAATCAAAACAATCCTTCGCGAACGTGAACTTGGTATAAGGAGGTAA
- the rplP gene encoding 50S ribosomal protein L16 has protein sequence MLMPKRVKYRKQQRGRTKGDAKGGALVVFGEYGLKALEPAWITAQQIEACRLAITRTLKKEGKLWIKIFPDKSYTKHPPETKLGKGKGNVEGWVAVVKPGKVMFEIGGVDEETAIKALEYAATKLPIKTKIVTRHHIGGEAV, from the coding sequence ATGTTGATGCCGAAAAGAGTAAAATACAGAAAACAGCAAAGAGGCCGAACAAAAGGCGATGCAAAAGGTGGAGCATTGGTTGTTTTTGGTGAATACGGCCTTAAAGCATTAGAACCAGCTTGGATTACAGCACAACAGATAGAAGCTTGCAGGTTGGCGATAACAAGGACTCTCAAAAAGGAAGGAAAACTGTGGATAAAGATATTCCCAGACAAGTCCTACACGAAACATCCACCTGAAACAAAACTCGGAAAAGGTAAGGGTAACGTTGAAGGTTGGGTTGCTGTAGTAAAACCTGGAAAGGTAATGTTTGAAATCGGTGGTGTGGACGAAGAAACAGCTATCAAAGCGCTCGAATACGCGGCAACAAAACTTCCGATAAAGACAAAGATAGTTACGAGACATCACATAGGTGGTGAAGCGGTATGA
- the rpsC gene encoding 30S ribosomal protein S3: MGQKVHPKGFRLGLTAEWDAQWFNEKKYSEYLLEDEAIRDFIKKTYNQAGIARVFIQRPDAERVLVTIHAARPGILIGRKGAGITELRQSLESKFNRKFGVDIVEVKTPETEATLVAESIAQKIEKRASYKIVMKRAIAAAMRRGAKGIKIMVSGRLAGAEIARTEWYLKGRLPLQTLRAIIDYSTARAETKYGTIGVKVWIYKGDANI; encoded by the coding sequence GTGGGTCAAAAAGTTCATCCAAAGGGTTTTAGGCTCGGATTAACGGCAGAATGGGACGCACAGTGGTTCAATGAGAAAAAATACAGTGAATACTTGCTCGAAGACGAAGCCATCAGGGACTTCATAAAGAAAACATACAACCAAGCAGGTATTGCAAGAGTATTTATCCAAAGACCAGATGCTGAAAGAGTATTGGTCACTATCCATGCAGCAAGACCTGGAATTCTCATTGGAAGAAAAGGTGCTGGCATAACAGAACTCAGACAATCACTCGAGAGCAAATTTAACAGGAAGTTTGGTGTTGACATAGTTGAAGTAAAAACGCCTGAGACGGAGGCAACGCTCGTAGCAGAATCCATTGCGCAGAAAATTGAGAAGAGGGCTTCCTACAAGATTGTCATGAAAAGAGCAATCGCTGCTGCAATGAGAAGAGGAGCAAAGGGAATAAAGATAATGGTCTCTGGTAGGTTGGCAGGTGCTGAAATTGCAAGAACTGAGTGGTATTTGAAGGGAAGACTCCCACTCCAGACGCTTAGAGCTATCATAGATTACTCTACAGCCAGAGCGGAAACAAAATATGGAACCATAGGTGTGAAGGTTTGGATATACAAAGGCGACGCGAATATATAA
- the rplV gene encoding 50S ribosomal protein L22 — translation MQPIVKREGLKRSKFHAKRKEVLATLPKYEARAVARFVRISPRKARAVVNSIRGKNVSEAYTILEFSPKKAARIVYNVLKSAVANATNNFGLSEDNLYVAECYVNDGPRMKRVWPRGRGRADIIQKRMSHITVVVRDREKEKEYKENAK, via the coding sequence ATGCAACCCATCGTCAAACGAGAAGGACTCAAAAGGTCCAAGTTCCATGCAAAACGCAAAGAGGTTCTTGCAACGTTACCAAAATATGAAGCACGTGCTGTTGCAAGGTTCGTGCGCATATCTCCTAGGAAGGCAAGAGCTGTTGTTAACTCCATAAGGGGTAAAAATGTTTCAGAAGCGTATACAATTCTTGAATTTTCGCCTAAAAAGGCTGCACGAATCGTGTACAATGTGCTAAAATCTGCAGTAGCGAATGCAACGAATAACTTTGGACTTTCCGAAGACAACCTTTATGTTGCCGAATGCTACGTAAACGACGGACCAAGAATGAAGAGAGTTTGGCCACGCGGTAGAGGAAGAGCGGACATCATTCAGAAAAGGATGTCCCATATAACTGTTGTTGTTAGAGACAGGGAAAAAGAAAAAGAATACAAAGAAAATGCAAAATAA
- the rpsS gene encoding 30S ribosomal protein S19 yields MSRSSKKGPYVDPKLLKKIRMLNETGEKKIIKTWSRASTIVPEMVGHTIAVYNGMKHIPVYITENMVGHKLGEFSFTRRFGGHTNKSAKKGEVKK; encoded by the coding sequence ATGAGCCGTTCCAGTAAAAAAGGACCTTATGTAGATCCGAAACTGTTAAAGAAGATAAGAATGCTTAACGAGACTGGTGAAAAGAAGATTATCAAAACATGGAGCAGGGCAAGTACAATAGTTCCCGAAATGGTTGGCCACACAATTGCGGTCTACAACGGTATGAAACACATTCCGGTCTACATAACGGAAAACATGGTTGGTCACAAGCTTGGCGAATTCTCGTTCACCAGGAGATTTGGAGGTCACACGAACAAATCAGCTAAAAAAGGTGAGGTCAAGAAATAA
- the rplB gene encoding 50S ribosomal protein L2 — protein MGLKRFKPTTPGRRFMVIPDFSEITKTEPEKSLVVPLKKTGGRNHHGRITVRFRGGGHKRLYRIVDFRRWEKENIPAKVVAIEYDPNRTARIALLVYADGEKRYILAPNGLNVGDTVMAGPNAEIKPGNALPLENIPVGTIVHNIEFYPRGGAKIARSAGVSCQLMAKEGDYALLRMPSGELRKVHVRCYATVGVVGNEDHKNESSGKAGRERWKGRRPHVRGVAMNPVDHPHGGGEGRGKGHHPQSPWGVPAKGYKTRRGKRPSDKFIVRRRNA, from the coding sequence ATGGGTCTTAAAAGATTCAAGCCAACAACTCCAGGTAGAAGATTCATGGTCATACCAGACTTTTCGGAAATCACAAAAACAGAACCCGAAAAGTCGTTGGTAGTTCCTCTTAAGAAGACGGGAGGAAGGAACCACCACGGAAGAATCACAGTGAGATTCAGAGGTGGTGGCCACAAGAGGCTTTACAGGATAGTTGACTTCAGAAGATGGGAAAAAGAAAATATTCCCGCGAAAGTTGTTGCAATAGAGTACGATCCTAACAGAACAGCAAGAATTGCTCTGCTTGTTTACGCTGATGGTGAGAAGAGATACATACTTGCTCCAAACGGTTTAAACGTTGGAGACACAGTGATGGCTGGACCAAACGCTGAAATAAAGCCAGGTAACGCGCTTCCACTTGAAAACATCCCAGTTGGTACAATTGTTCACAACATAGAGTTCTACCCACGTGGTGGTGCTAAAATAGCAAGAAGTGCTGGTGTTTCTTGTCAGTTAATGGCAAAAGAAGGCGACTATGCACTTCTTAGAATGCCTTCTGGAGAGCTTCGCAAAGTTCATGTCAGATGCTACGCAACGGTTGGCGTTGTAGGGAACGAAGACCACAAAAACGAATCTTCCGGTAAAGCCGGTAGGGAAAGATGGAAAGGTAGAAGACCACACGTCCGTGGTGTTGCCATGAACCCAGTTGATCACCCACACGGTGGTGGAGAAGGTAGAGGTAAAGGTCACCATCCGCAAAGCCCATGGGGCGTTCCAGCGAAAGGTTACAAGACAAGAAGAGGAAAGAGACCAAGCGATAAATTCATTGTAAGAAGAAGGAACGCTTAA
- the rplW gene encoding 50S ribosomal protein L23 has translation MRKDYSDIIIRPIISEKSMNLRAEREYVFEVDKNANKKEIKEAVEKLFNVKVERVNTLIVKPKPKRDLRRGYMAREGHTKEWKKAIVKLAEGYTIKELQA, from the coding sequence ATGAGAAAAGATTATTCTGACATCATCATCAGACCGATTATCAGTGAAAAATCAATGAACCTGAGAGCAGAAAGAGAATACGTATTCGAAGTAGACAAAAATGCAAATAAGAAAGAGATAAAAGAAGCAGTTGAAAAACTTTTTAACGTTAAAGTAGAACGAGTCAACACACTTATCGTGAAGCCAAAGCCCAAAAGAGACCTCAGAAGAGGTTATATGGCAAGAGAAGGACATACAAAAGAATGGAAAAAAGCCATAGTCAAATTAGCAGAAGGCTACACGATTAAAGAACTCCAAGCGTAA
- the rplD gene encoding 50S ribosomal protein L4 yields the protein MAHVALWNIKGEKIGTIEVSDEVFNIEPNLDVMWRYIDMQLTNARAGTASTKTRGEVSGGGRKPWPQKHTGRARQGSIRAIHWRHGGVAHGPKPRKFLKRLNKKMKRLALKSALSVRFREGNLIVLSDIRFDKPQTKQMREVLKALGIADEKVLFVLPKKEDSYVNVKLSGRNIPGVKVIIADNPNNNEGNNIDGLNVYDIINASKVVLTEGTVRKIEEVLGK from the coding sequence ATGGCACATGTGGCACTTTGGAACATAAAAGGTGAGAAGATTGGAACAATCGAAGTTAGTGACGAAGTTTTTAACATCGAACCAAACCTTGATGTTATGTGGCGCTACATCGATATGCAGCTTACAAACGCAAGAGCAGGAACAGCATCTACAAAGACTAGAGGAGAAGTTTCCGGTGGTGGAAGGAAACCGTGGCCACAAAAACACACTGGTAGGGCAAGGCAAGGCTCGATAAGGGCTATTCACTGGAGGCACGGTGGTGTTGCTCACGGTCCAAAACCAAGGAAATTCTTGAAGAGATTGAACAAGAAGATGAAAAGACTCGCATTGAAGTCAGCACTATCCGTAAGATTCAGAGAAGGGAACCTCATTGTTCTGAGTGATATACGATTTGATAAACCTCAAACGAAACAGATGAGAGAAGTTTTGAAGGCCCTCGGAATCGCTGACGAAAAGGTTCTTTTCGTTCTTCCAAAGAAAGAAGATTCTTACGTAAACGTAAAGCTTTCCGGAAGAAATATTCCAGGTGTGAAGGTTATCATTGCAGATAACCCGAACAACAATGAAGGAAATAACATCGACGGTTTGAACGTTTACGACATTATCAATGCATCAAAGGTTGTCCTTACTGAGGGCACCGTTCGCAAAATTGAGGAGGTGCTCGGAAAATGA